CTCAGTTGCAGCCACATTCCTCGATGACCATGTCCTCGTGGTGCCGGACGACGATCTCCCCTTTCTCGTAGTAGAGCATGGAGAGGGGACTCATCCTGACCggggagcaggagggacacGGCACCTGGTTGGGTTTGTAGAGCTGCAACAAACTCTgcaaggagagaggagaagggcaaAGCATCACCTTGGGGGTGccgggggtgctggggggtctgggggaggcagcagcccccCCTCTTACCTGGATGTAAGCGTGGTTGGTGGGCTTGAAGGTCTCATCCACGGGCGAGGGGCACTTCCCTTCGCACCGGTACGCGTTGTATTTTTTGGGGTAGACGATCCAGCTGCCCCACCCCGTCTGCTCAAAATCCACCAGCATGTCCACCCTCCGGCACAGGGATTTGCTCTCTTCTCCCGGGACAGCGGCTCCAAGCTCGCTCACTTTGATCCGTGCTTTCTCCATCCTGTTCCTGCGGTGCCGCCGGGACCCCGCGCCCTGGGAACCGCTGTCACGCACGACGTGTTTGGAGCTCTCAGCTGTCCTGATGAGGCTGTGTTCTCCTGGAGACTTATCCTTGGAAAAAACGAGCAGCAGGACTCTGTCTCTCACGTCCCGGGGCAGGGCTGGCTCCCCGTTGCCGGAGGTGGGCGAGTGAGTGGCGACGGTGGCCGGGGTGGCCGAGCCGCTCgcctcccacctcccccttcccttgGGCCGCCCGGGGGACACCGTTTGGTGAAGCCAGGACCGGAGCAGGTCGGTGACCTCGAACACCTTCCAGGAGTTTTGGGTGGGAGAGGGGGCACCCATCACCGTGCCCAGGAAGAGCTGGTGGGCGCAGGTCCCACCTCCCCGGCACCTCCACCTCCGGCTGTGGTAGATATCCAGGGAAATCTGAGGGGGAATGCCGGGCAGGTGGACACGGAGCTGGGCCAGGTTcacctcctggctgctggaaagCGAGGACATGTCGAAGGAGAGAGCCCAGCGGGAGCCGTTCTGCTGCGAGCCTGAAAACCAAAGGGAACGGTGAAGGGACCGGTGGCTttgcagggaggggacagtcCCTGCCTGCAGCGGGGGACCGAGGTCAGGGGAAAGCAGCCGGGACAGACCCCGGAGCCAGCGAGAGCACCGGGACAGGGTGCGTGGGGACAGGGTGGgtcccagggcagggatgctccGGGATGCGGACAGTCCCGGGAGGGTGCCGGGCTCAGGAAAGGGATGGATGGGGACAGCGCCAGTCCCGGGGACAGTGCGGGTCCCAGGACAGGGGGACAAGGGGACGGTATCGGACCCGACGACAGGGACCCTCGGGAACAGGGACCTTCGGGAACAGGGATGCTCGGGAATAGGGACCCTCGGAAACACGGATGCTCGGGGGCAGTGTCGGTCCCGGGACGGGGACTCTCGGGGCTCCACTCACCGTgcggggagaggctgagggcagCGGCTGCGGGGGcgcggagcggggccgggggggcACGGAGCAGTTGCAGCATCAGCGGGGGACAGCGCGGGAGGGCGGCGAGGGTCGGTGTCCCGGGGGGTGTCACGATGGGTGTCCCCGTGGGTGTCCCCGTGGGTGTCCCGGGGGGTGCGCGGGTGGGTGCGGTGACGCGGAGCAGGACGAGGGCGCTGAGCAGCAGCGCGGGTGCGGGGCGCAGCGGGGTCCGCATGGCTGGAGGGGCAGCCCGCAGCAGCACTATTTGTACCGCGGCCCCGAGCGCCGCCCCGGGAGGCCCCGGCaaagccccctcccctcttctccccgtctctcttcccatccctccatccccggctccatccctccctccctccctccgtcCCTAtctccatcccccctcccctccccccctctgccatcccatcccatctgccccattcccttttttccttctgtccccatcctcatccccccatccctccatccctccatctccccctctctcctcctccccatccctctctccatccatccctccctcccggGCTcgtcctcccccctctcccccagctctcCCGCGATGCCAGGgcaggggcacagccacccCTGGCCCTGCGGTGACACCGCTGTCCCCAGCACCCGGCACCcctgggggctcagcaccccccgCAGCAACCCTGTCCTGCTCCTTAAAGAAGGAACCGGACCTGGGGAAGGGGTGGACATTGTCCCCAGGACACCCCCCCACACCTTGGtgtccccttctcctgtcacCAGAGCAGGAC
The Heliangelus exortis chromosome 30, bHelExo1.hap1, whole genome shotgun sequence DNA segment above includes these coding regions:
- the NODAL gene encoding nodal homolog → MLQLLRAPPAPLRAPAAAALSLSPHGSQQNGSRWALSFDMSSLSSSQEVNLAQLRVHLPGIPPQISLDIYHSRRWRCRGGGTCAHQLFLGTVMGAPSPTQNSWKVFEVTDLLRSWLHQTVSPGRPKGRGRWEASGSATPATVATHSPTSGNGEPALPRDVRDRVLLLVFSKDKSPGEHSLIRTAESSKHVVRDSGSQGAGSRRHRRNRMEKARIKVSELGAAVPGEESKSLCRRVDMLVDFEQTGWGSWIVYPKKYNAYRCEGKCPSPVDETFKPTNHAYIQSLLQLYKPNQVPCPSCSPVRMSPLSMLYYEKGEIVVRHHEDMVIEECGCN